CGGCCATGGCGCCGGCAAAGAGGAAAACGGAGTAGAACAGCTTGCGGTGCAGGGCATCGGCAATGATTGAGGAGAATATCGCAAATATCCGATAAGCCATCATGACACCCCGTTCGAGCCGGCGATCAGACGCGAAAAATACTCCTCAAGCGACTCCCGCCGAGGAACGAGCGAAATTACCCGAAACCCACCGTCATCCAACGCGTCAACGATGGCTCTGGTCGAGCCCTCGGGAATCGAAATCAACCAGCGGGATCCATCGTTTCCGATATCCGCGGCGATCGCAACTACCCGCTCCGGCAGATGCGAGGCATCCCCTTCGGCCGTGACAAGGACCTGCCCTGCCACCTTCAAGAGATCCTCGATATCCCCTTTCGCGGCGACCCTGCCGCGATTGACTATCGTAACCTCATCGCACACCGCCTCCACCTCGGAGAGTTGGTGGGAGGAGAGCAGCACTGTGATCCCTTCGTCGCGAAGGCCCTTGATCAGGTCTCGGACATCGCGCTGGCCAACCGGATCCAATCCCGATGCGGGCTCATCGAGGATCAGCACCTTCGGATCGCCGAGAAGAGCCTGCGCGATCCCGAATCGCTGAAGCATGCCCCGAGAGTAACTCGACAGCCGGTCTTTCCCCCGGTGCTCGAGTCCAACCTTAGAGAGCAACTTATCAGCCTGCGCTTCAAGCTGCGCCTTGGGCATCTTCAGGGTACGCCCAATCACTCGAAGCACCTGATTTGCGGTCAGGTGAGGTGAAAAGTACGGCTGCTCAGGCAGGAAGCCCGCATAGCGCCTGACCTCGGGGGCCGCCTCATAGCCGAGTATCTCGAATCGACCCGCCTGCGGGCGCACAAGTCCGAGGAGCATCTTGATCGTGGTGGTCTTGCCAGCCCCATTGGGGCCGAGAAGCCCGTGGATCGTCCCGGGTCGGACGTAGATCGAGATGTCGTTGACGACCTCCCTTACCGCCGAGCCGTTGCGATAGCTCTTGTAAGCCCCCTCAACGAGGAGCGCAAACTCCCCTCCTTGCAGGCTGGAAGCGCTTGTACTTGTGTCATTCAAGGTGACCACACTGGTGTCTGCGTCTTGTGAGATTGCCGATGTCATCTACCGAACACCCTCCTCGATTCTTCTCTGGCCGCCCGATGCTCCGCATACGTCCTCGTAAAAGTATGCGAACCATCCGGTGAGGTCAAAACGTAATAGAGGTACTCCGTGTTGGCCGGTCTTATCGCCGCCTCGATCGATGCGATGCCAGGGTTGGCGATTGGTCCCGGCGTAAGGCCATGATACCTGTAGGTGTTAAACGGACTGTCGATCTCGAGATCCTTGTACCTCAAACGAAATCTGTTGCCAGGCAGCACATATTCTATGGTTGCATCGATCTCAAGCCGCATGTTTTTGGCCAGCCTATTGTATATCACGGATGCGACCGTTGGCCGCTCTGCGGCGACCTTCGTTTCTCTCTCGATGATAGACGCAATGATCACAATGTCTTCCACCGTTTGCCCGCGAGCCTCTGCTGGACCCATGTCGACGGCGTCCATCTCTTTATCGAACTGCCGAAGCATCATCGAGATGACATCGCGCGCTGTAGCTCCCTCTGGGACCCTGTAGGTTTTTGGAAACAGAAAGCCCTCAAGAGAGTCGCCAAAAGCTCCGACGAGATAGGGGTGCTCTTCGGCGAACTCAGGTGCACCGTCTTTCGCCAGAGCGAGAAACTCCTCAGATGGAATCCCAGCCTCGGCCTCAAAACGCTCGGCAATCTGCTCAATGATGAAGCCCTCGGGAATAGTTACCGTCGCAAAGCCTATTTGAGGGCCAGCCTTGAGCTTTCCGATGACGCTATCGTAGTCCATGCCGATCTCAAATGAGTAGGAACCGGCCTTGAGCTGGCCGTCAGCCTCGGCAAGGCGTGAGTGCACCCTGAACATGTTGGGATTTTTTATCACTCCGGCTTGCGCGAGCTCGTTTGCTATCGATGCGGTGCTGGCCCCGCGCTCGATCTCCACCATGGCGATTTCGCCGGCTTCCAGGTAGTAGAGGGGCGACTCGGCGCGAAACAACGTGTACCACACACCGCCGGCGCCAAGCGCCAGGAGCGCCAGCATCACAAGCGCGATACCGCCCAGGCGCTTTTTTCGGCGAGCGCCTGGAACGGGGTTAGCGGCCCTCCGGCCGGATCTTCGGTTCATCTATCGGTCTCCTAAGTGCAATCAAGGCTATTAAAATACGTCTGGAGCACTATCGCGGCAGCTACCATATCAACGCTTCCACGACGCTTTTTCGCCGAGACACCGCATGCTCCCATCTGCCGATTCGCCTGCGCCGAGGACAGACGCTCATCCTGAAACACGATATCTACAGGCAAGTGTCGGGCCAAAATCTCGACCTCGGCGCGAACGGCCTTCGCCTGGGGGCCCTCTTCGCCGCTCATTGTAAGCGGCAGACCGACTACCAGCATAGCGATGGAGTACTCGTCGATGATCGCGTGCAGGGGCGCCAGATCGCGCGAGAGCGGGGCAGCAAGCACCTCAAGCGGTGTCGCAATCCGGCTGCGGGAATCCCCTAGCGCGACTCCAACCCGGCGATCGCCGATATCCAATCCCAGTATCCGCATCGCTTACCCGCGGTTTGGCGCAAGCGTCTCGCGAGCGAGCGCAAGCGCCGAATCGATCCCCGAGGCGTCCTTCCCTCCGGCCTGCGACATCGCAGGCTTGCCGCCCCCTCCTCCTTTTACGGCAGGCGCGATCGCTTTTATGACCGCGCCAGCGTCGAAGCCCGCAGCAATCGCAGCGGAGCTGCCTGCCGCAAGCAGCA
The nucleotide sequence above comes from Actinomycetota bacterium. Encoded proteins:
- a CDS encoding ABC transporter ATP-binding protein, with the protein product MTSAISQDADTSVVTLNDTSTSASSLQGGEFALLVEGAYKSYRNGSAVREVVNDISIYVRPGTIHGLLGPNGAGKTTTIKMLLGLVRPQAGRFEILGYEAAPEVRRYAGFLPEQPYFSPHLTANQVLRVIGRTLKMPKAQLEAQADKLLSKVGLEHRGKDRLSSYSRGMLQRFGIAQALLGDPKVLILDEPASGLDPVGQRDVRDLIKGLRDEGITVLLSSHQLSEVEAVCDEVTIVNRGRVAAKGDIEDLLKVAGQVLVTAEGDASHLPERVVAIAADIGNDGSRWLISIPEGSTRAIVDALDDGGFRVISLVPRRESLEEYFSRLIAGSNGVS
- the mltG gene encoding endolytic transglycosylase MltG, encoding MNRRSGRRAANPVPGARRKKRLGGIALVMLALLALGAGGVWYTLFRAESPLYYLEAGEIAMVEIERGASTASIANELAQAGVIKNPNMFRVHSRLAEADGQLKAGSYSFEIGMDYDSVIGKLKAGPQIGFATVTIPEGFIIEQIAERFEAEAGIPSEEFLALAKDGAPEFAEEHPYLVGAFGDSLEGFLFPKTYRVPEGATARDVISMMLRQFDKEMDAVDMGPAEARGQTVEDIVIIASIIERETKVAAERPTVASVIYNRLAKNMRLEIDATIEYVLPGNRFRLRYKDLEIDSPFNTYRYHGLTPGPIANPGIASIEAAIRPANTEYLYYVLTSPDGSHTFTRTYAEHRAAREESRRVFGR
- the ruvX gene encoding Holliday junction resolvase RuvX, which produces MRILGLDIGDRRVGVALGDSRSRIATPLEVLAAPLSRDLAPLHAIIDEYSIAMLVVGLPLTMSGEEGPQAKAVRAEVEILARHLPVDIVFQDERLSSAQANRQMGACGVSAKKRRGSVDMVAAAIVLQTYFNSLDCT